Within Pelotomaculum schinkii, the genomic segment TCGGGCTCAAAAAAGTAAAAACCTGCATGAAAAGAGGAGTTGCAGAATATTTCAGCTAAAATCGCTCCTCCTTTTTTTGTAAATATAAGAAAGTACGGGTTGCTTTATTCAAAATCAATGTCTTGCATACGAAAGAGCTTAGCAGCATTAAAAATTTGCAGAATAAATACTTTCTCCTTACGAACCGTATAAACCAGACGATAATTTTTGTGGATTATCTCCCGGATTTGGGAATGCCCTACTTCCGGTACTATCCTGCCCCTATCCGGGAAATCCGGTATACTCCGGCATACGGCGAGAAGCTCATCCGCAAACCTAATCGCATTTTCCATGCTATCCCGGGCAATATACTCCGTTATCTCCTGGATATCCAAAGCACCCTGTTTAGTAAGAAAAAACCTTTTCTGAAACATTTGCTATTTACCATCAGCCATTCTGCTTTTTAAGCCCTGGAAAAAATCTTCCCCTTCTA encodes:
- a CDS encoding type II toxin-antitoxin system RelE/ParE family toxin, with product MFQKRFFLTKQGALDIQEITEYIARDSMENAIRFADELLAVCRSIPDFPDRGRIVPEVGHSQIREIIHKNYRLVYTVRKEKVFILQIFNAAKLFRMQDIDFE